A genomic region of Kribbella sp. NBC_00382 contains the following coding sequences:
- a CDS encoding NRAMP family divalent metal transporter, producing MKKVFAVTLGILTAIGGFVDIGDLVTNALVGARFGMRLSWVVIVGVIGICLYADMSGRVVAVSGRPVFDLIRERLGRRTGLVTLVASFLVTLLTLIAEIGGVALAFELASGVNYLLWAPLAALAVWLVIWRVKFSKLETVFGLMGLLLIIFAVALWKLGPDWGQLVHQAANPHPIGHETWATYAYYAIALFGAAMTPYEVFFFSSGGVEEKWTKRDLSTERSNVFIGFPLGGLLSLAIAGCAAVLYLPAGIHVETLSQVTLPVAVAFGKLGLAVVLIGVFAATFGAALETSLSCGYTIAQYFGWQWGKFVRPRQASRFHLVMIICLLLAILTLMTMVDPVLVTEYSVVFAAMALPLTYLPILIIANDPDYMRDQVNGRVRNFLGLIYLGLLLVASIAAIPLMIITKAGR from the coding sequence GTGAAGAAGGTCTTCGCCGTCACGCTCGGCATCCTGACCGCGATCGGCGGTTTCGTCGACATCGGCGACCTGGTCACCAACGCACTCGTCGGCGCCCGGTTCGGGATGCGGCTCAGCTGGGTCGTCATCGTCGGCGTGATCGGGATCTGCCTGTACGCCGACATGTCCGGCCGGGTCGTCGCGGTGTCCGGCCGTCCGGTGTTCGACCTGATCCGCGAGCGGCTCGGCCGGCGTACCGGCCTCGTCACGCTCGTCGCGTCGTTCCTTGTCACGCTGCTGACCCTGATCGCGGAGATCGGCGGTGTCGCGCTGGCCTTCGAGCTGGCCAGCGGGGTCAACTACCTGCTCTGGGCGCCACTCGCCGCGCTCGCGGTCTGGCTGGTCATCTGGCGGGTCAAGTTCTCCAAGCTGGAGACGGTGTTCGGCCTGATGGGACTGCTGCTGATCATCTTCGCCGTCGCGCTCTGGAAGCTCGGCCCGGACTGGGGCCAGCTCGTCCATCAGGCGGCCAACCCGCATCCGATCGGTCACGAGACCTGGGCGACCTACGCGTACTACGCCATCGCGCTGTTCGGCGCCGCGATGACACCGTACGAGGTGTTCTTCTTCTCCTCCGGTGGGGTGGAGGAGAAGTGGACGAAGCGCGATCTCTCCACCGAGCGGTCGAACGTGTTCATCGGGTTCCCGCTCGGTGGGCTGCTGTCGCTGGCGATCGCCGGGTGTGCGGCGGTGCTGTACCTGCCCGCGGGCATCCACGTCGAGACGCTCAGCCAGGTGACCCTGCCGGTGGCTGTTGCCTTCGGCAAGCTCGGGCTCGCGGTCGTGCTGATCGGGGTGTTCGCAGCGACCTTCGGGGCGGCGCTCGAGACGTCGCTGTCGTGTGGGTACACGATCGCGCAGTACTTCGGCTGGCAGTGGGGCAAGTTCGTCCGGCCGCGGCAGGCGTCGCGCTTCCACTTGGTGATGATCATCTGCCTGTTGCTGGCGATCCTGACCCTGATGACCATGGTGGATCCGGTGCTGGTGACGGAGTACTCCGTGGTGTTCGCCGCGATGGCGTTGCCGCTGACCTACCTGCCGATCCTGATCATCGCCAACGATCCCGACTACATGCGGGACCAGGTGAACGGCCGGGTGCGGAACTTCCTCGGCCTGATCTATCTCGGCTTGTTGCTGGTGGCATCGATCGCGGCGATTCCACTGATGATCATCACGAAAGCGGGGCGATGA
- a CDS encoding GAF and ANTAR domain-containing protein, producing the protein MTDRAAILARLVRLAADRARERHLAERLCEASRLILNVDAASITVRNDSSSRLTLAATNEVAARLEDLQDVLGEGPCRDAYLTGTPVRTTLDAEAGRRWPEFTRAARSSVGPVSIYCFAMRPGEQVFGTLSLYLEQVPQIAESDETAQFIADAVGAALLRDPTAGDGIADSGAWSSRAGIHQATGMVIAQLRIGPDDALAILRAHAYAHDTTLAEIAEQVVDRRLDFSRED; encoded by the coding sequence ATGACAGACCGTGCGGCGATACTGGCCCGGCTGGTGCGGCTTGCCGCGGACCGAGCGCGGGAGCGGCATCTGGCCGAGCGGCTGTGCGAGGCGAGCCGGCTGATCCTGAACGTCGACGCGGCCTCCATCACGGTCAGGAACGACAGCTCCAGCCGGCTCACGCTGGCCGCGACCAACGAGGTCGCCGCGCGGCTGGAGGATCTGCAGGACGTACTGGGCGAAGGACCGTGCCGCGACGCCTACCTGACCGGTACGCCGGTCCGCACGACCCTGGACGCGGAGGCCGGCCGGCGCTGGCCGGAGTTCACCCGGGCAGCTCGCAGCTCCGTCGGGCCGGTCTCCATCTACTGCTTCGCCATGCGGCCGGGCGAGCAGGTGTTCGGCACCTTGAGCCTGTACCTCGAACAGGTACCGCAGATCGCGGAGTCCGACGAGACGGCGCAGTTCATCGCCGACGCGGTCGGAGCCGCCTTGCTCCGTGACCCGACGGCAGGCGACGGTATCGCCGACAGCGGCGCCTGGTCGTCGCGCGCGGGCATCCACCAAGCGACCGGAATGGTGATCGCCCAGCTGCGGATCGGACCGGACGACGCCCTGGCGATCCTGCGCGCGCACGCCTATGCCCACGACACCACGTTGGCTGAGATCGCCGAGCAGGTCGTCGACCGTCGGCTCGACTTCTCCCGGGAAGACTGA
- a CDS encoding GAF and ANTAR domain-containing protein, producing the protein MEFPQDDGMGAASESAADTFARLAIELHDAPGVEETIDAVVQFALQALNCSHAGVVLRGRGTPEVAAVTDPMVTEAYSLQIDSDAGPLISALERGTTVLVRDTGTDDRWPKWAAKVAALGVRSVLDVPLATGNGTRSTIGVLGLYSAEPDAFSEDDEAIAHILARHASVAVASARHEETMSQAVDARKLVGQAMGILMERFDVDGDRAFAILKRYSQDTNTKLRDVAQQLIDTRKLPH; encoded by the coding sequence ATGGAGTTCCCGCAGGACGATGGGATGGGCGCTGCCAGTGAATCGGCTGCGGATACGTTCGCGCGCCTGGCCATCGAGTTGCACGACGCGCCCGGGGTGGAGGAGACGATCGATGCCGTCGTCCAGTTCGCCCTGCAGGCGCTGAACTGCAGCCACGCCGGCGTCGTACTCCGAGGCCGCGGCACTCCGGAGGTTGCCGCCGTCACCGATCCCATGGTCACAGAGGCGTACAGCCTTCAGATCGACAGCGATGCCGGCCCGCTGATCAGCGCTTTGGAGCGTGGCACCACCGTCCTGGTACGCGACACCGGTACCGACGACCGCTGGCCGAAATGGGCCGCGAAGGTCGCCGCTTTGGGCGTCCGCAGCGTCCTCGACGTCCCCCTCGCGACCGGCAACGGCACCCGCTCGACGATCGGCGTACTCGGACTGTACTCCGCCGAGCCCGACGCCTTCAGCGAGGACGACGAAGCCATCGCCCACATCCTCGCCCGCCACGCCTCAGTAGCAGTCGCCTCAGCACGCCACGAAGAAACCATGAGCCAAGCCGTCGACGCCCGCAAACTCGTCGGCCAAGCCATGGGCATCCTGATGGAACGCTTCGACGTCGACGGCGACCGCGCCTTCGCCATCCTCAAGCGCTACTCCCAAGACACCAACACCAAACTCCGCGACGTCGCCCAGCAACTCATCGACACCCGCAAACTCCCCCACTGA
- a CDS encoding heparinase II/III domain-containing protein encodes MAPRRHRLQHALRQVRRQRLPLLTAAVVVVVIALVTVTISPQRSFHPGGEPKTVVRAIPSSTNLSTPPKPGQPAPVKANKYTCPGFSGVETPNPLSTLYQDKFKWGIYPAYQVGNGKGDINWRSNPYNQPSWYMWLHSLRWLGQGIQAAGKGDKAAMARVTTIIHDWVNDNPYDWKVDVGAHEATMHRTNVLICTRQAILSGLKVKTLPASYAWLDKALLDHARFMEINFGGPGNHGTDESIAMFGIGCTLDREPLKELAQRRLARAITEAIDEQGSTNEQSTGYAQFNYSLWGRAAKALKECGADPGSNINTRRAALAKWLVMATDSLGKLHQLGDSEVIEALPGHHPAERVGIFDAGYIFGHTGWGEKRPLALESTYSIRFGPAPTLHGHDDHMSITYTSHGRQILIDGGHSGYQKDKWRDWVHSQAAHNVMTSPEMEGHRVETKLLRSEIKSTSEFYELADEPAPGMTRNRSVLVLKDPDLIVALDRATAENDQPFETLWHLAEGQQVTVSSPTQAVAQKPGDKVKTVLLQIPYSVDLPGDAITVEQGKDDPVQGWHFPKATQKVSAPTVGFHRNGKSATILSLIVPAASKAAVSYTTRTTGSTYLIDLTVGTLHTTIAVQPDGTLSRLK; translated from the coding sequence ATGGCGCCCCGACGGCACAGACTTCAGCACGCCCTGCGGCAGGTTCGGCGGCAGCGGCTGCCGCTCCTGACCGCGGCGGTGGTCGTCGTGGTGATCGCCCTGGTCACGGTGACGATCTCACCCCAGCGGTCCTTCCACCCCGGCGGCGAGCCGAAGACCGTGGTGAGGGCGATCCCGAGTTCCACCAACCTCAGTACTCCGCCGAAGCCCGGCCAGCCGGCACCGGTGAAGGCGAACAAGTACACGTGCCCTGGCTTCAGCGGCGTCGAGACTCCCAACCCGTTGTCGACGCTCTACCAGGACAAGTTCAAGTGGGGCATCTACCCGGCGTACCAGGTGGGCAACGGGAAGGGCGACATCAACTGGCGCTCCAACCCGTACAACCAGCCGAGTTGGTACATGTGGCTGCACTCGCTGCGCTGGCTCGGCCAGGGCATCCAGGCCGCCGGGAAGGGCGACAAGGCGGCGATGGCCCGCGTCACGACGATCATCCACGACTGGGTGAACGACAACCCGTACGACTGGAAGGTCGACGTCGGCGCGCACGAGGCGACGATGCACCGCACGAACGTACTGATCTGCACCCGGCAGGCGATCCTGTCCGGGCTCAAAGTGAAGACGCTGCCCGCTAGCTATGCCTGGCTGGACAAGGCTTTGCTGGATCACGCGAGGTTCATGGAGATCAACTTCGGCGGACCCGGCAACCACGGCACCGACGAGAGCATCGCGATGTTCGGGATCGGCTGCACGCTCGACCGCGAACCGCTCAAGGAGCTCGCCCAGCGGCGGTTGGCGCGAGCGATCACCGAGGCGATCGACGAGCAGGGGTCGACCAACGAGCAGTCGACCGGGTACGCCCAGTTCAACTACTCGCTCTGGGGCCGGGCGGCGAAGGCGCTGAAGGAATGCGGCGCCGACCCCGGATCGAACATCAACACCCGCCGCGCAGCGCTTGCGAAGTGGCTCGTGATGGCAACCGACTCGCTCGGCAAGCTCCACCAGCTCGGCGACTCCGAGGTGATCGAGGCGCTTCCCGGTCACCACCCGGCGGAGCGGGTCGGGATCTTCGATGCCGGCTACATCTTCGGACACACCGGGTGGGGCGAGAAGCGGCCGCTCGCGCTCGAATCGACGTACAGCATCAGGTTCGGGCCGGCGCCCACCCTGCACGGGCACGACGACCACATGTCGATCACCTACACCTCGCACGGGCGGCAGATCCTGATCGACGGCGGGCACTCCGGCTACCAGAAGGACAAGTGGCGCGACTGGGTGCACAGCCAGGCCGCGCACAACGTGATGACCAGCCCGGAGATGGAAGGGCACCGGGTCGAGACGAAGCTGCTCCGGTCGGAGATCAAGTCGACGTCGGAGTTCTACGAGCTCGCCGACGAGCCGGCGCCGGGCATGACCCGCAACCGCTCGGTCCTTGTGCTCAAGGACCCGGACCTGATCGTCGCTCTCGACCGGGCGACCGCCGAGAACGACCAGCCGTTCGAGACGCTGTGGCACTTGGCGGAGGGGCAGCAGGTGACGGTCTCCTCGCCGACGCAGGCGGTCGCGCAGAAGCCGGGCGACAAGGTGAAGACGGTGTTGCTGCAGATCCCTTATTCCGTTGATCTTCCGGGTGATGCGATCACCGTCGAGCAGGGCAAGGACGACCCGGTCCAGGGCTGGCACTTCCCGAAGGCGACGCAGAAGGTGTCCGCGCCGACCGTCGGCTTCCACCGCAACGGGAAGTCCGCGACGATCCTGTCCCTCATCGTTCCCGCCGCTTCGAAGGCCGCTGTCAGCTACACGACCCGCACGACCGGGTCGACGTACCTGATCGACCTCACCGTCGGGACGCTGCACACGACGATCGCAGTACAGCCTGATGGAACCTTGAGCCGGCTGAAGTGA
- a CDS encoding carbohydrate ABC transporter permease: MRLIRRNWLGGAAGWLWLLIVMIPLYWIVVSSFKDQAGFFIQNPFALPADPTFENYKLVIESDFPRYFMNSVIVTAGTILPAVAIAFMAAYAIVRGAGSRFLAGVNGLFLMGLAIPLQATIIPVYLLIIKMHLYDSLLAIILPSIAFSIPLSVLVLTNFIRDVPKELFESMRVDGATEWGMLRTLALPLTRPALVTVSIYNGLAVWNGFLLPLILTQSPEKRTLPLALWTFQGQYSVNVPAVLASVVLTTLPIVILYALGRRQLLSGLTAGFSR, from the coding sequence ATGCGGTTGATCCGGCGGAACTGGCTCGGCGGCGCGGCCGGCTGGCTGTGGCTGTTGATCGTGATGATCCCGCTGTACTGGATCGTCGTCAGCAGCTTCAAGGACCAGGCCGGGTTCTTCATCCAGAACCCGTTCGCACTACCGGCCGACCCGACCTTCGAGAACTACAAGCTGGTGATCGAGTCCGACTTCCCGCGGTACTTCATGAACAGCGTGATCGTCACGGCCGGCACCATCCTGCCCGCCGTCGCGATCGCCTTCATGGCGGCGTACGCGATCGTCCGCGGCGCCGGCAGCAGATTCCTGGCGGGTGTGAACGGACTGTTCCTGATGGGCCTGGCGATCCCGCTGCAGGCGACGATCATCCCGGTCTACCTGCTGATCATCAAGATGCACCTGTACGACAGCCTGCTGGCAATCATCCTGCCGTCGATCGCGTTCTCGATCCCGCTGTCCGTGCTGGTGCTGACGAACTTCATCCGCGACGTGCCCAAGGAGCTCTTCGAGTCGATGCGGGTCGACGGCGCCACCGAGTGGGGCATGCTGCGCACCCTCGCGCTGCCACTCACCCGGCCCGCGCTCGTGACGGTCAGCATCTACAACGGCCTCGCCGTCTGGAACGGCTTCCTGCTCCCGCTGATCCTGACCCAGAGCCCGGAGAAGCGGACGCTGCCTCTGGCCCTGTGGACCTTCCAGGGCCAGTACTCCGTCAACGTCCCGGCGGTCCTCGCGTCCGTCGTCCTCACCACCCTGCCGATCGTCATCCTCTACGCACTCGGCCGCCGCCAGCTCCTCAGCGGCCTCACCGCAGGCTTCAGCCGCTGA
- a CDS encoding carbohydrate ABC transporter permease, giving the protein MTAAAPTVAKVAGRTTSRAGRSGSVAWMALPALAIFLVFGIVPLVGVLLLSFTQWDGLGAIHPAGISNWRSVLSDPGLPHALFVTFEIMILSWAVQTPMSLLLGVFLAGRQRYRAFLAVLYFVPLLLSSAAIAITYKALLDPNFGLGAGLHLDFLAQDWLGKTNLAIGVVIFVVSWQFIPFHSLIYQGGVRQIPTTMYEAASIDGAGRVRQFFSITLPQLKYTIITSSTLMVVGSLTFFDLIFVLTAGGPGDATRVLALDMYKRGFQANLMGPASVIAVLLVLIGLALALILRRLGGSTTASQQEGA; this is encoded by the coding sequence GTGACGGCGGCCGCTCCGACTGTCGCCAAGGTCGCAGGGCGGACGACCTCACGGGCCGGTCGGAGCGGATCGGTCGCGTGGATGGCCCTGCCCGCCCTCGCGATCTTTCTGGTGTTCGGGATCGTCCCACTGGTTGGAGTGCTGCTGCTCAGCTTCACCCAATGGGACGGTCTCGGCGCCATCCACCCCGCCGGAATCTCCAACTGGCGTTCGGTGCTGAGCGATCCAGGCCTGCCGCACGCGTTGTTCGTGACGTTCGAGATCATGATCCTGTCCTGGGCCGTGCAGACGCCGATGAGCCTGCTGCTCGGCGTCTTCCTGGCCGGCCGGCAGCGCTATCGCGCATTTCTCGCCGTCCTCTACTTCGTCCCGCTGCTGCTCAGCTCGGCCGCGATCGCCATTACCTACAAGGCGTTGCTCGACCCGAACTTCGGGCTCGGCGCCGGCCTGCATCTCGACTTCCTGGCCCAGGACTGGCTCGGCAAGACCAATCTCGCGATCGGCGTGGTGATCTTCGTCGTCTCCTGGCAGTTCATCCCGTTCCACTCGCTGATCTACCAAGGCGGTGTGCGGCAGATCCCGACCACCATGTACGAGGCCGCCTCGATCGACGGCGCCGGCCGGGTCCGGCAGTTCTTCTCCATCACGCTGCCGCAGCTCAAGTACACGATCATCACCTCGTCGACGCTGATGGTGGTCGGCTCGCTGACCTTCTTCGACCTGATCTTCGTACTCACCGCGGGCGGCCCAGGGGACGCCACCCGCGTGCTCGCCCTCGACATGTACAAACGCGGTTTCCAGGCCAACCTGATGGGTCCGGCCAGCGTGATCGCCGTATTGCTCGTCCTGATCGGTCTCGCGCTGGCGCTGATCCTGCGCAGACTCGGCGGCAGCACCACGGCCAGCCAGCAGGAAGGTGCCTGA
- a CDS encoding extracellular solute-binding protein, with product MTTSRRNFLRLTAGSAAIAAGLSACGTSGPKSSGSSSEAGATGSGATYWFLTGQPQQAIREAQVKRFNDANPDTKLKTNEFQNDAFKQKIKTAIGAGQGPTLIWGWGGGGLKAYVEAGQVEDLTDWLNKDQAELKSSIFPSAFTAATVNGKIYAVPGETVTPIVLFYDKRAFEKIGAEPPKSWQDIMSLVPRFNEKGIAPFSLGGQSRWTNMMWLEFLFDRIGGSEVFQNIFDGKKDGWSDPSALKALEEMQNLIKANGFIKGFSSITADSNADQALLYTGKAAMMLHGAWTYGGMKGSGKDFVTGGHLGYMNFPPYEGGKGDPSDTVGNPGQYMSISAKATQAEKDTAKKFIATNTLDDATVDAWVKSGSIPVVKSAKDKLSSITDKNDAEWLNFVYDTAANAKNFAQSWDQALSPTAAETLLDNIAKLFQLSISPQQFADSMNGVIGK from the coding sequence ATGACGACATCTCGGCGCAACTTCCTTCGCCTGACCGCCGGCAGCGCCGCGATCGCGGCTGGGCTCTCGGCGTGCGGCACTTCCGGTCCCAAGAGCTCCGGCAGCTCCTCCGAAGCAGGCGCGACCGGTTCCGGCGCGACCTACTGGTTCCTCACCGGTCAGCCCCAGCAGGCGATCCGTGAGGCGCAGGTCAAGCGGTTCAACGACGCGAACCCGGACACCAAGCTCAAGACCAACGAGTTCCAGAACGACGCGTTCAAGCAGAAGATCAAGACCGCGATCGGCGCCGGCCAGGGCCCGACACTGATCTGGGGCTGGGGCGGCGGCGGCCTGAAGGCCTACGTCGAAGCGGGCCAGGTCGAGGACCTGACCGACTGGCTCAACAAGGACCAGGCCGAGCTGAAGAGCTCGATCTTCCCGTCCGCGTTCACGGCGGCGACCGTCAACGGCAAGATCTACGCGGTGCCGGGCGAGACCGTGACGCCGATCGTGCTGTTCTACGACAAGCGCGCGTTCGAGAAGATCGGCGCCGAGCCCCCGAAGTCGTGGCAGGACATCATGTCGCTGGTGCCCCGGTTCAACGAGAAGGGCATCGCGCCGTTCTCGCTCGGCGGGCAGTCGCGCTGGACCAACATGATGTGGCTGGAGTTCCTGTTCGACCGGATCGGCGGCTCCGAGGTCTTCCAGAACATCTTCGACGGCAAGAAGGACGGCTGGTCCGACCCGTCCGCGCTGAAGGCGCTCGAGGAGATGCAGAACCTGATCAAGGCGAACGGCTTCATCAAGGGCTTCTCCTCGATCACCGCCGACTCCAACGCCGACCAGGCCCTGCTCTACACCGGCAAGGCCGCGATGATGCTGCACGGCGCCTGGACCTACGGCGGCATGAAGGGCTCAGGCAAGGACTTCGTCACCGGCGGCCACCTCGGCTACATGAACTTCCCGCCGTACGAAGGCGGCAAGGGCGACCCGAGCGACACGGTCGGCAACCCGGGTCAGTACATGTCGATCTCCGCCAAGGCGACCCAGGCCGAGAAGGACACCGCGAAGAAATTCATCGCCACCAACACACTGGACGACGCCACCGTGGACGCCTGGGTGAAGTCCGGCAGCATCCCGGTTGTGAAGAGCGCGAAGGACAAGCTCTCCTCCATCACCGACAAGAACGACGCCGAGTGGCTGAACTTCGTCTACGACACCGCGGCGAACGCGAAGAACTTCGCCCAGTCCTGGGACCAGGCGCTCAGCCCGACCGCGGCCGAGACACTGCTCGACAACATCGCCAAACTCTTCCAGCTGTCGATCTCGCCGCAGCAGTTCGCGGACAGCATGAACGGGGTGATCGGCAAGTGA
- a CDS encoding glycoside hydrolase family 3 N-terminal domain-containing protein, translating into MNEPTSAKHFETQPWRDVVLPAEKRADLLLQAMTLAEKVAQLGSRWVGNDMAETEKPAEEQLNVAPLQDVFAAGGSVSLADASRDGLGHLTRVWGSVPLSVYEGKAELLRQHRVVLDRSRLGVPALVHEECLTGFTTYGATVYPTALAWGATFDPALVERMAAAIGRDMAAAGVHQGLSPVLDVVRDYRWGRVEETMGEDPYLVGMLGSAYVRGLQSSGVIATLKHFAGYSASRAGRNHGPVSMGRRELLDVILPTFELAIADAGSVMTSYADLDGLPAGADPWLFTQVLRDEWGFAGTVVSDYWAVPFLARMHRVAASVEEAGALALAAGTDVELPDTIGFGAGLIERVESGELSEDLIDRAARRVLLQKVQLGLLDPSWTPEGSVGSCDFDSAENRALALEIAERSVVLLDAGSALPLERLAAKRVAVIGPCAGDPKTFMGCYAFPNHVLPRYPERGLGISVPTLFDALSNELAGVECVYEHGSAVLGDDRSGFAAAVAAAREADVVIACVGDVAGLFGQGSSGEGCDAEDLRLPGVQGELVDALLETGTPVVVVVVSGRPYALGEIAGRAAGLVQAFFPGQEGGAAIAGVLSGRVVPSGKLPVQIPRHVGGQPGTYLQPALGSVESAGISGLETVPLYPFGYGSSYTTFEVSGLELSAEEIATDGSFSATVRVSNTGARRGDEVVQLYLHDLVAQVARPLKLLTGFARVSLEPGESAEVAFEVHADRAAYSGADLRRIVEAGELEVLVGTSSADLPCSALVRVVGATRAVGHDRTMITPVVVRRCA; encoded by the coding sequence ATGAACGAGCCGACATCAGCGAAACATTTCGAAACTCAGCCGTGGCGTGATGTCGTACTTCCGGCCGAGAAGCGCGCTGACTTGCTTTTGCAGGCGATGACGCTGGCCGAGAAGGTGGCGCAGCTGGGTAGCCGCTGGGTCGGCAACGACATGGCCGAGACTGAGAAGCCAGCCGAGGAACAGCTCAATGTGGCGCCGCTGCAGGACGTGTTCGCAGCGGGTGGATCGGTGTCGCTGGCCGACGCGAGCCGGGACGGACTCGGTCACCTCACCCGCGTGTGGGGCAGCGTTCCGCTGTCGGTCTACGAGGGCAAGGCGGAACTACTGCGCCAGCACCGCGTGGTGCTCGACCGGTCGCGGCTCGGCGTACCGGCTCTCGTTCATGAGGAGTGCCTGACCGGGTTCACGACGTACGGGGCGACGGTTTATCCGACCGCGCTGGCCTGGGGTGCGACGTTCGATCCCGCGCTGGTGGAGCGGATGGCGGCGGCGATCGGGCGCGACATGGCGGCGGCCGGTGTTCATCAAGGGTTGTCGCCGGTGCTCGATGTCGTGCGTGACTATCGGTGGGGCCGGGTCGAGGAGACCATGGGCGAAGACCCTTACCTGGTTGGGATGTTGGGTTCCGCGTATGTCCGTGGGCTGCAGAGCTCTGGCGTGATCGCGACCTTGAAACACTTCGCTGGGTACTCCGCCTCACGGGCTGGGCGCAACCATGGGCCCGTATCGATGGGGCGGCGGGAACTGCTCGACGTCATCCTGCCGACCTTCGAGCTGGCGATCGCCGACGCCGGGTCCGTGATGACGTCGTACGCCGACCTGGACGGGCTCCCGGCTGGAGCGGATCCGTGGTTGTTCACGCAGGTGTTGCGGGACGAATGGGGATTTGCGGGGACGGTGGTGTCGGACTACTGGGCGGTGCCGTTCCTGGCCCGGATGCATCGGGTCGCGGCCTCGGTCGAAGAGGCCGGGGCGCTGGCGCTTGCCGCGGGCACCGATGTCGAGTTGCCGGACACGATCGGGTTCGGCGCCGGCCTGATCGAGCGGGTCGAGTCGGGTGAGCTGTCGGAGGATCTGATCGACCGCGCCGCTCGCAGAGTCCTGCTGCAGAAGGTGCAACTGGGGCTGCTCGATCCGTCGTGGACTCCTGAGGGTTCGGTTGGCTCGTGCGATTTCGATTCGGCCGAGAATCGCGCGCTGGCGTTGGAGATCGCTGAGCGGTCGGTGGTGTTGCTCGACGCCGGGAGTGCGCTGCCGTTGGAACGCCTTGCTGCCAAGCGGGTTGCGGTGATCGGGCCTTGTGCTGGTGACCCCAAGACGTTCATGGGGTGTTACGCCTTCCCCAATCACGTGTTGCCGCGCTATCCGGAGCGCGGGCTGGGGATCTCGGTGCCGACGCTGTTCGATGCCTTGAGCAACGAGCTGGCCGGGGTCGAGTGCGTCTACGAGCACGGGAGCGCTGTGCTCGGAGACGATCGATCCGGGTTCGCCGCGGCCGTTGCGGCGGCCCGCGAGGCCGATGTGGTGATCGCCTGTGTGGGTGATGTGGCTGGGCTCTTCGGTCAGGGATCCTCTGGTGAAGGGTGCGATGCGGAGGATTTGCGGCTGCCCGGAGTACAGGGGGAGCTGGTCGATGCTCTGCTCGAGACCGGTACGCCGGTAGTCGTGGTGGTCGTATCTGGGCGGCCCTACGCCTTGGGTGAGATCGCCGGGCGGGCCGCTGGATTGGTACAGGCGTTCTTTCCTGGCCAGGAAGGTGGAGCCGCGATCGCCGGTGTGTTGAGTGGGCGGGTGGTCCCGAGCGGCAAGTTGCCGGTGCAGATCCCGCGGCATGTCGGTGGTCAGCCTGGTACGTACCTGCAGCCGGCCCTCGGGAGTGTGGAGAGCGCGGGGATCAGCGGGCTGGAGACGGTGCCGCTGTATCCGTTCGGCTACGGCTCGTCGTACACGACCTTCGAGGTGTCCGGGCTGGAGCTCAGCGCTGAGGAGATCGCGACCGATGGATCCTTCAGTGCGACCGTGCGGGTAAGCAACACGGGTGCTCGGCGGGGTGATGAGGTCGTGCAGCTCTACCTGCACGACTTGGTGGCGCAGGTGGCTCGGCCGTTGAAGCTGCTGACCGGGTTCGCCCGGGTGTCGTTGGAGCCCGGCGAATCGGCGGAGGTGGCGTTCGAGGTGCATGCGGACCGGGCCGCTTACAGTGGGGCCGATCTGCGCCGCATCGTCGAGGCGGGCGAACTCGAAGTACTGGTGGGGACTTCGTCGGCGGACCTGCCGTGCAGCGCGCTGGTGAGGGTAGTCGGTGCGACGCGCGCGGTGGGGCACGATCGTACGATGATCACCCCCGTTGTCGTGAGGAGATGCGCTTGA